One genomic region from Mycobacterium basiliense encodes:
- the dapC gene encoding succinyldiaminopimelate transaminase: MSASLPEFPWDTLANAKARAGAHPDGIVDLSVGTPVDPVAPMIQKALAAAGPAPGYPATAGTARLRESAVAALGRRYGITGLAESAVLPVIGTKEFIAWLPTLLGLGATDVVVVPELAYPTYDVGARLAGARVQRADSLTQLGPQTPALMYLNSPSNPTGRVLGLDHLRKVVDWARGRGVLVASDECYLGLTWDAPPPGPLSVLHPTVCGGDHTGLLAVHSLSKSSSLAGYRAGFVAGDPDLVAELLAVRKHAGMMVPTPVQAAMVAALDDDDHEEQQRERYARRRAALLPALRSAGFAVDHSDAGLYLWVTRGEGCQRTVAWLAERGILVAPGDFYGPGGAQHVRVALTATDERIAAAVQRLA; this comes from the coding sequence ATGTCGGCGTCTTTGCCGGAGTTTCCTTGGGACACCCTGGCCAACGCGAAGGCCAGGGCCGGGGCCCATCCCGATGGGATCGTCGACCTATCCGTAGGAACCCCGGTGGACCCGGTGGCGCCGATGATCCAGAAGGCGCTGGCGGCCGCGGGTCCGGCACCCGGTTATCCGGCCACCGCGGGTACCGCGCGGCTGCGTGAGTCCGCCGTGGCGGCCTTGGGCCGGCGCTACGGGATCACCGGGCTGGCCGAGTCGGCGGTGCTGCCCGTGATCGGCACCAAGGAGTTCATCGCTTGGTTGCCGACGCTGCTCGGCCTGGGAGCCACAGACGTCGTCGTGGTTCCTGAGCTGGCGTACCCGACCTACGACGTCGGTGCCCGGTTGGCCGGTGCACGGGTGCAACGGGCCGACTCACTGACTCAGCTGGGCCCCCAAACGCCGGCACTGATGTATCTGAACTCACCAAGCAACCCCACCGGCCGGGTGCTGGGGCTGGACCATCTGCGCAAGGTGGTCGACTGGGCACGCGGCCGCGGGGTCCTGGTAGCCTCCGACGAGTGCTACCTGGGTCTGACCTGGGATGCACCGCCTCCGGGACCGTTGTCGGTGCTGCACCCGACCGTATGCGGCGGCGACCACACCGGGCTGCTGGCGGTGCACTCGCTGTCGAAGAGCTCATCGCTGGCCGGCTACCGCGCCGGTTTCGTTGCCGGAGATCCCGACCTGGTCGCCGAATTGCTGGCGGTCCGCAAGCATGCCGGCATGATGGTGCCGACGCCCGTGCAAGCCGCGATGGTTGCCGCGCTGGACGACGACGACCATGAAGAGCAGCAGCGGGAGCGCTATGCGCGGCGGCGGGCGGCATTGCTGCCGGCGTTGCGGTCCGCGGGTTTCGCCGTCGACCATTCGGATGCTGGCCTTTATCTGTGGGTCACGCGCGGCGAAGGGTGCCAGCGGACGGTCGCGTGGCTGGCCGAGCGCGGCATCCTGGTGGCGCCCGGTGATTTCTACGGACCCGGTGGGGCCCAGCACGTGCGAGTGGCGTTGACCGCCACCGACGAGCGCATCGCCGCCGCGGTCCAGCGTCTCGCCTGA
- a CDS encoding hemophore-related protein, which produces MRLSLQGLGVAAGAFALSLSVGAGVASASPLDTVINTTCNYGQVMAALNATDPGAAAQFNASPVAQGWLHSFLASPPPRRAQMAAQLQAMPGASQYVGLVESVAASCNNY; this is translated from the coding sequence ATGAGGTTGTCGCTGCAGGGTTTGGGTGTCGCGGCCGGCGCTTTTGCGCTCTCGTTGAGCGTTGGGGCCGGGGTCGCATCCGCAAGCCCCCTAGATACGGTTATCAATACGACCTGCAACTACGGGCAGGTGATGGCGGCGCTCAACGCCACCGATCCGGGCGCAGCGGCGCAATTCAATGCGTCGCCGGTGGCTCAGGGTTGGCTGCATTCGTTCCTGGCGTCACCGCCGCCGCGGCGCGCTCAAATGGCCGCACAGCTGCAGGCCATGCCGGGGGCTTCCCAGTACGTCGGGCTGGTCGAATCCGTCGCCGCCTCCTGCAACAACTACTGA
- the fdxA gene encoding ferredoxin: MTYTIAEPCVDIKDKACIEECPVDCIYEGARMLYIHPDECVDCGACEPVCPVEAIYYEDDVPDQWSHYTQINADFFEELGSPGGAAKVGMTENDPQVVKDLPPQGEDG; this comes from the coding sequence GTGACGTACACGATCGCCGAACCCTGCGTCGACATCAAGGACAAGGCATGCATTGAGGAATGCCCGGTCGACTGCATTTACGAGGGTGCCCGGATGCTGTACATCCACCCCGATGAGTGCGTTGACTGCGGTGCGTGCGAACCGGTCTGCCCGGTCGAAGCCATCTACTACGAAGACGACGTGCCCGACCAATGGAGCCACTACACGCAGATCAACGCCGACTTCTTCGAGGAACTTGGTTCGCCGGGCGGGGCGGCCAAGGTCGGTATGACCGAGAACGACCCGCAAGTGGTCAAGGATCTGCCACCGCAGGGCGAAGACGGCTGA
- a CDS encoding PadR family transcriptional regulator, which produces MALPHAILVSLSEQAGSGYELARRFDRSIGHFWTATHQQIYRTLRSMENSGWVHAETVVQHGRPDKKVYSVSESGRTELARWIAEPPSPTRPGRVSALTDSSTRDIAVKLRGAIYGDRKTLRNQVVALRAERVEALDTYRGVQKRTFPDPSALHGAALHQYVVLRGGIRAEESAIDWLDEVAQALEEK; this is translated from the coding sequence GTGGCGCTACCCCACGCGATATTGGTGTCGCTGTCCGAACAGGCCGGCTCGGGCTATGAGCTGGCCCGCCGGTTCGACCGTTCCATCGGCCATTTCTGGACCGCCACCCACCAACAGATTTATCGGACATTGCGGTCGATGGAGAACAGCGGCTGGGTGCACGCGGAAACGGTGGTCCAGCACGGCCGCCCCGACAAGAAGGTCTACTCGGTGTCCGAAAGTGGCCGCACGGAATTGGCCCGCTGGATCGCCGAGCCGCCCAGCCCGACTCGACCTGGCCGCGTCAGCGCATTGACCGACAGCAGCACCCGCGACATAGCAGTCAAGCTGCGCGGCGCGATCTATGGCGACCGGAAAACGCTGCGCAACCAAGTCGTTGCGCTGCGCGCCGAACGCGTCGAGGCGTTGGACACCTACCGCGGAGTCCAGAAACGCACCTTCCCCGATCCGTCCGCACTGCACGGTGCCGCGCTACATCAGTACGTCGTGCTGCGAGGCGGAATCCGAGCCGAAGAAAGTGCCATCGACTGGCTGGACGAGGTAGCTCAAGCACTCGAGGAGAAATGA
- a CDS encoding cellulose binding domain-containing protein produces MSILVANPEMFMAAAMNLEVVRSTVDAANASVSWTEKMAAMAADEVSAAVATWFGTYAREYQAVTAQASAFHARFLQTLTASGMSYDLAELANASSLPSMVRALIGAVGGQRDSAASSGVGGSPAGRGAGGEGHGRVAASTAPAKPSTGNTTNPAGSGSSGDGSGAVASSAATSTAATRTGSVSGGGESAGNGSAAAATSGTAAASGNTTTTSSSEAPSGDSSVVAGSGDAGGGGSAVTGSAAITSAALAASGTGDGGLAATYSTTSHWEGGFIGKYTITNSGDTFASDWQVEFDLPADESITNVWNGQLVQSGTHYTVTPESWTQTIDPGGSVTVGFQAAQNGTYSEPTNLVVNGQPAGEGGTTGDGTSGGTGGTTGGTGSGDTGSGTGDAGTGSGDTGSGTGNTGTGDAGTGDSGTGAGGSGAGGSGAGGSGDGGGGTDAVDYSGIAAAYTVTSQWDNGFVANYTISNTGDTALTDWQVEFDLPASESITSAWSGQITQDGTHYTITPESWTQTIDPGGSVVVGFQAMQSGAYSEPTNVLVNGQPTGGGTSGGGTSGGGTSGGGTTGGGGTSGTAAGGEYSPYVDITLWPSNDGYDFASAADAGVKDVTLAFITADPNGQAAWGGYSAYDVSGGSHSWYIDNQLTNMHDAGIDGTISFGGAAGTDLAVYAAANNVSAAELAQQYQQVMSTYGIYDIDFDVEGAMQSNTAALTTQAQAIALAQEWGAANGTPVTVSYTLPVLPTGLTSDGLRVVQIAQTNGVDISTVNIMAMDYYDPSYAPYDMGTLAINASEATHSQLMTLYPSLTSEQAWSMLGVTPLIGVNDDPSEIFTIEDAHQLAAFADQHNIGQLSMWELPRDTTGTLGAVDAPDGSGVQQDPFEFSQIFEQYIDEPTASD; encoded by the coding sequence ATGTCTATTTTGGTCGCGAATCCGGAAATGTTTATGGCAGCCGCGATGAATTTGGAGGTCGTTCGCTCGACGGTGGACGCGGCTAATGCGTCGGTGAGTTGGACGGAGAAGATGGCGGCGATGGCGGCCGACGAGGTGTCGGCGGCCGTTGCGACGTGGTTCGGCACGTACGCTCGGGAATATCAAGCCGTGACCGCTCAAGCGTCGGCATTTCATGCGAGGTTTTTGCAGACCTTGACCGCGAGTGGGATGTCGTACGACCTCGCCGAGTTGGCCAACGCATCGTCGTTGCCGAGCATGGTGCGCGCACTTATCGGCGCCGTTGGTGGGCAACGAGATTCGGCTGCCAGCAGCGGCGTTGGTGGCAGCCCCGCCGGCCGGGGGGCCGGCGGGGAAGGACACGGGCGGGTTGCGGCCAGCACCGCGCCGGCAAAGCCGAGTACCGGCAATACAACCAACCCGGCGGGCAGCGGCAGCAGCGGTGACGGATCCGGCGCGGTGGCGAGCAGCGCCGCGACCTCCACCGCTGCGACCCGCACAGGTAGCGTCAGCGGTGGTGGTGAAAGCGCCGGTAACGGCAGTGCCGCGGCGGCGACGAGCGGTACCGCCGCGGCCAGTGGCAATACCACCACAACGAGCAGTTCCGAAGCGCCCAGCGGCGACAGCAGTGTTGTGGCCGGCAGCGGCGACGCCGGCGGGGGTGGCAGCGCCGTGACGGGTAGCGCCGCCATCACCAGTGCCGCGCTTGCCGCCAGCGGCACCGGCGATGGCGGGTTGGCGGCGACCTACTCGACGACCTCCCATTGGGAGGGCGGCTTCATCGGAAAGTACACAATCACGAATTCGGGCGATACTTTCGCGAGCGACTGGCAGGTCGAATTCGATTTGCCTGCAGACGAATCCATTACCAATGTATGGAACGGACAGCTGGTCCAGTCTGGCACGCACTACACGGTGACACCCGAATCTTGGACGCAGACCATTGATCCCGGTGGTTCGGTCACTGTTGGTTTCCAGGCCGCGCAGAACGGGACATACTCGGAACCAACGAACCTGGTGGTCAACGGTCAGCCCGCTGGCGAGGGTGGCACAACCGGTGACGGTACTAGCGGTGGCACCGGGGGCACCACCGGTGGCACCGGGAGCGGCGATACGGGTAGTGGCACCGGCGATGCCGGCACCGGGAGCGGCGATACGGGCAGTGGCACCGGCAATACCGGCACCGGCGATGCCGGCACCGGCGATAGTGGCACCGGTGCCGGTGGCAGCGGTGCCGGTGGCAGCGGTGCCGGTGGCAGCGGCGACGGTGGCGGGGGAACCGATGCTGTCGACTATAGCGGCATAGCCGCCGCGTACACGGTGACATCGCAATGGGACAACGGTTTCGTCGCGAACTACACGATCAGTAATACCGGCGACACCGCGCTGACCGACTGGCAGGTCGAATTCGATTTGCCTGCAAGTGAATCCATTACTAGCGCGTGGAGCGGACAGATTACTCAGGACGGCACCCATTACACCATCACCCCCGAGTCGTGGACGCAAACGATCGACCCGGGCGGTTCGGTCGTCGTCGGTTTCCAGGCGATGCAAAGCGGCGCCTACTCGGAACCAACGAATGTGCTGGTCAACGGGCAACCTACCGGCGGCGGCACCAGCGGAGGCGGCACCAGCGGCGGCGGCACCAGCGGGGGCGGCACCACCGGTGGCGGCGGCACCAGCGGCACAGCGGCGGGTGGGGAATACTCCCCGTACGTCGACATCACACTGTGGCCCTCGAACGACGGCTACGATTTCGCGTCTGCCGCAGACGCGGGAGTCAAAGACGTCACGCTCGCCTTCATCACGGCCGATCCAAATGGCCAAGCGGCGTGGGGTGGCTACTCGGCGTATGACGTCAGCGGCGGCTCGCACAGTTGGTACATCGACAATCAGCTCACCAATATGCACGATGCGGGCATCGACGGGACTATCTCATTCGGCGGCGCGGCCGGCACCGATCTCGCCGTCTACGCAGCGGCGAACAACGTATCGGCCGCCGAGCTGGCTCAGCAGTACCAGCAGGTGATGTCCACCTACGGAATCTACGACATCGACTTCGACGTCGAAGGTGCGATGCAGTCCAATACCGCGGCACTGACGACGCAGGCGCAGGCGATCGCCCTGGCGCAGGAGTGGGGTGCGGCCAACGGCACCCCGGTTACCGTCTCGTACACCCTTCCGGTGTTGCCCACGGGTCTGACCTCGGACGGGTTGCGGGTTGTCCAGATCGCACAAACCAACGGCGTCGACATCTCCACGGTGAACATCATGGCAATGGACTACTACGACCCGTCGTACGCGCCCTACGACATGGGCACCTTGGCGATCAATGCGTCGGAAGCAACCCATAGCCAGTTGATGACGCTGTACCCGTCGCTAACGAGCGAGCAGGCCTGGTCCATGCTGGGGGTCACGCCCCTGATCGGAGTCAACGACGACCCCAGTGAGATCTTCACCATCGAAGACGCTCACCAGCTCGCCGCATTCGCCGACCAGCACAACATCGGCCAGCTGTCCATGTGGGAGTTGCCTCGTGACACCACAGGTACGTTGGGCGCGGTCGATGCCCCGGACGGCAGCGGAGTGCAACAAGATCCCTTTGAGTTCTCACAGATATTCGAGCAGTACATCGACGAGCCGACCGCATCTGACTAA
- a CDS encoding NADPH-dependent 2,4-dienoyl-CoA reductase, translated as MTSPYPNLLSPLDLGFTTLRNRVVMGSMHTGLEDRARHTDRLAEYFAERARGGVGMIITGGYAPNRTGWLFPFASELVSSTQARRHRRITSAVRDSDAKILLQILHAGRYAYHPLSVSASSIKAPINPFRPRALSSRGVEATIDDFVRCAELAREAGYDGVEIMGSEGYLLNQFLTPRTNKRTDSWGGTAKNRRRFPIEIVRRTRAAVGPDFIICYRMSMADYVENGQSWDEILSLATEIEDAGATLINSGFGWHEARVPTIVTSVPSGAFVDISNAVAEHVGIPVMTSNRINMPQAAEQILAGTEVQLISMARPMLSDPEWVRKAQSDRVDEINTCIACNQACLDHVFVKKTVSCLLNPRAGHETLLTLSPARRARKVAVVGAGPAGLAAAVTAAERGHRVTLFEANDFIGGQFDLARRIPGKEEFSETIRYFSTMLAKHGVEVRLGTRVTADELTGYGLDRFDDVVLATGVAPRIPEIPGIAHAKVLTYGEAITGVKPVGRTVAVVGAGGIGFDVSELLVTDHSPTLNLKEWKAEWGIVDPQEARGALTAPLPAPPAREVYLLQRTKGPQGKRLGKTTGWVHRASLKAKGVHQLSGVNYERISDAGLHISFGADRQRPQVLAVDNVVICAGQEPVRDLEGDLRRRGADPHIIGGAAFAAELDAKRAIKQGTELAARI; from the coding sequence ATGACAAGCCCCTACCCAAACCTGTTGTCCCCGTTAGACCTCGGGTTCACCACGCTGCGCAACCGGGTGGTCATGGGTTCCATGCATACCGGGCTGGAGGACCGCGCCCGCCACACCGATCGGCTGGCCGAATACTTCGCCGAACGCGCTCGCGGTGGCGTCGGAATGATCATCACGGGCGGCTACGCACCCAACCGCACCGGGTGGCTGTTTCCGTTCGCCTCGGAGTTGGTGTCGTCAACCCAAGCCCGCCGGCATCGTCGCATCACCAGCGCAGTACGCGACTCCGATGCCAAGATCCTGTTGCAGATCCTGCACGCAGGACGTTATGCCTACCATCCACTTTCGGTCAGCGCATCGTCAATCAAGGCCCCAATTAACCCGTTTCGGCCGCGAGCGCTGTCGTCGCGCGGCGTCGAAGCAACCATCGACGACTTTGTGCGTTGTGCCGAGCTAGCCCGAGAAGCTGGTTACGACGGAGTCGAAATCATGGGCAGTGAGGGGTATTTGCTCAATCAGTTTCTGACGCCGCGCACCAACAAGCGCACCGATTCTTGGGGCGGCACGGCGAAAAACCGCCGTCGGTTTCCGATCGAGATCGTCCGCCGTACCCGCGCCGCCGTCGGACCCGACTTCATCATCTGCTATCGGATGTCGATGGCCGACTACGTCGAAAACGGCCAAAGCTGGGACGAAATCCTTTCGCTGGCAACCGAGATAGAAGATGCCGGGGCGACCCTTATCAACTCCGGGTTCGGTTGGCATGAGGCGCGAGTTCCTACCATCGTCACCTCGGTGCCCAGCGGCGCCTTCGTCGACATCAGCAACGCCGTAGCCGAACACGTCGGCATCCCGGTGATGACGTCCAATCGCATCAACATGCCGCAAGCCGCCGAACAGATCCTGGCCGGCACCGAAGTGCAGCTGATATCGATGGCCCGACCGATGCTCAGCGACCCGGAGTGGGTACGCAAGGCCCAGTCCGATCGGGTCGACGAGATCAATACCTGCATCGCGTGCAATCAGGCGTGCCTCGACCACGTCTTCGTCAAGAAGACGGTGTCATGTCTGCTGAATCCACGGGCCGGCCACGAGACGCTGTTGACGTTGTCCCCCGCCCGGCGAGCTCGCAAAGTAGCCGTCGTCGGGGCCGGCCCGGCCGGCCTGGCCGCGGCGGTCACCGCCGCCGAGCGGGGCCACCGGGTCACGCTGTTCGAGGCCAACGACTTTATCGGCGGGCAGTTCGACCTGGCCCGCCGCATTCCCGGCAAAGAGGAATTCAGCGAGACCATCCGGTATTTCTCCACCATGCTGGCCAAGCACGGTGTCGAGGTGCGGCTGGGCACCCGGGTCACGGCCGACGAGTTGACCGGCTACGGGTTGGACAGATTCGACGACGTCGTGCTGGCCACCGGTGTGGCGCCGCGCATTCCGGAAATTCCCGGCATCGCACACGCCAAGGTGTTGACCTATGGCGAGGCCATCACCGGCGTCAAACCGGTGGGGCGGACGGTGGCCGTGGTCGGCGCCGGCGGTATCGGATTCGACGTGAGCGAACTGCTGGTCACCGACCATTCACCGACCCTGAACCTCAAGGAGTGGAAGGCCGAATGGGGGATCGTCGATCCGCAGGAGGCCCGAGGCGCCCTGACCGCTCCCCTGCCGGCGCCGCCGGCGCGTGAGGTGTACCTGCTGCAGCGCACCAAGGGCCCGCAGGGCAAGCGACTCGGGAAGACCACGGGATGGGTGCACCGCGCGTCGTTGAAAGCCAAGGGAGTCCACCAGCTTTCCGGCGTGAACTATGAGCGGATTTCCGATGCCGGCCTCCATATCAGCTTCGGTGCCGACCGGCAGCGGCCACAGGTTCTCGCGGTGGACAACGTGGTGATCTGCGCCGGGCAGGAGCCGGTGCGCGACCTGGAAGGTGACCTGCGGCGCAGGGGCGCCGATCCCCACATCATCGGCGGCGCCGCGTTCGCAGCCGAGCTGGACGCCAAACGCGCGATCAAGCAGGGCACCGAACTAGCGGCCCGGATCTAG
- a CDS encoding DEAD/DEAH box helicase family protein, translating to MEPNRDLASRCFDGNWRGYQRQALDAFDADVAAGDNRCYLVLPPGAGKTMIGLEAARRLGRRTLVLVPNTAVQAQWAAAWDNRFPSTDPSAARCGTGRDLTSAMTVLTYQSLAVIDDDLDATVRRSALRSRDQQALLELLHPNGRALIERATTLGPWTLVLDECHHLLATWGALVAALASVLGPQTGLIGLTATPATELTAWQHTLHDELFGTADFVVPTPALVKEGDLAPYQELVYLTQPTPEEQAWVATHRARFADLMLALIDQQVGTMSLASWLRVRIVDRSTREGNQIAWSTFERVEPDLAFSGLRFAYDGLVPLPEGARLREQHRVAPDAQDWVNILTDFSVGHLQHSADPRDAHALTAIKRVLPGLGYRLTSRGVRVTTSPVDRVCALSESKIAATAHILDTEDTVLGARMRALVLCDFESMSGTPPAALKGAPLGDQSGSAQLVTAMLAASDGRRSAPLNALLVTGQTFACPASVETDLIGFCAQRGAQVTAVPLDTHPALRVLRGGNTFTPRVWVTLATQYFLSGRSRVMVGTRALLGEGWDCAAVNVNIDLTSATTRAAITQMRGRAIRKDPSDDHKLADNWSVCCFTTDHPRGDADYLRLVRKHDGYYAACPQGLIESGVTHCDPALSPYSPPACDAHAITARSLQRAAERADARAWWRIGEPYEGIDVATIRVRSARPLGVAAPTIPASALTPTVPGHLSPVRLARGALAGVSIVGVGACSMIAAATLGPLAGATTAGGLSAAGAGVLATAVATENRRLAQAPNAFERLAAAVADAMKAAGSAERGSEALRIVTDHDGWIRCELGGVPTEQSLRFTAALDELLAPLTEPRYLIGRKILTPPTSRVARAIFASRAAIGLPLPGAIAWHPVPHWFARRKDRRQCLTRSWREHIGPPRLLSADSPEGRAILDLFRGDNPLSVTTQLRTTWR from the coding sequence GTGGAGCCCAACCGGGATCTGGCATCGCGCTGCTTTGACGGGAACTGGCGCGGGTATCAGCGGCAAGCGCTCGACGCCTTCGATGCCGATGTCGCCGCCGGAGACAACCGGTGTTACCTGGTCCTGCCGCCCGGCGCTGGAAAGACGATGATCGGGCTGGAAGCGGCGCGTCGGCTAGGGCGACGCACCTTGGTTCTGGTCCCCAACACGGCGGTGCAGGCGCAGTGGGCCGCGGCGTGGGACAACCGCTTTCCGTCCACGGACCCTTCGGCCGCACGGTGTGGGACCGGGCGGGATCTGACCTCGGCGATGACCGTGCTGACATATCAGTCTCTTGCGGTCATCGACGACGACTTGGACGCGACTGTTCGACGCAGCGCGCTGCGCAGTCGCGACCAGCAAGCGTTGCTGGAGTTGCTGCACCCCAACGGAAGAGCGTTGATCGAACGGGCAACGACGCTAGGCCCGTGGACGCTCGTGCTCGATGAATGTCACCATCTGCTGGCAACGTGGGGTGCGCTGGTGGCCGCGCTGGCATCGGTACTCGGACCACAGACGGGGTTAATCGGCCTGACGGCGACCCCGGCCACGGAGCTCACCGCATGGCAGCACACCCTGCACGATGAGCTGTTCGGCACCGCCGACTTCGTCGTTCCAACACCGGCGCTGGTCAAGGAAGGCGACCTCGCGCCCTATCAAGAGCTGGTCTATCTGACCCAACCCACACCCGAGGAGCAGGCCTGGGTGGCGACCCACCGGGCTCGCTTCGCTGATCTCATGCTGGCATTGATCGATCAACAGGTCGGCACCATGTCGCTGGCCTCGTGGCTGCGGGTCCGAATCGTGGACCGATCCACCCGCGAGGGCAACCAGATTGCCTGGTCTACGTTCGAACGCGTTGAACCCGACCTCGCTTTCAGTGGCCTGCGTTTCGCCTACGACGGCCTGGTCCCGCTGCCTGAGGGTGCCCGCCTGCGCGAACAACACCGGGTCGCTCCCGACGCGCAGGATTGGGTCAACATCTTGACCGACTTCAGCGTCGGGCACTTGCAGCACAGCGCTGATCCCCGAGATGCGCACGCACTGACCGCCATCAAGCGGGTACTACCCGGCCTGGGCTACCGACTGACCAGTCGCGGCGTGCGGGTCACGACCTCACCGGTGGATCGAGTGTGCGCCTTGTCCGAGTCAAAGATCGCCGCCACCGCGCACATACTGGACACCGAAGATACTGTGCTCGGAGCGCGCATGAGAGCCCTGGTTCTGTGCGATTTCGAATCGATGTCCGGCACCCCACCGGCAGCGCTGAAGGGAGCGCCGCTGGGCGACCAGTCGGGGTCGGCCCAACTCGTCACCGCGATGCTCGCCGCATCGGACGGCCGGCGCAGCGCCCCCCTCAACGCCCTGTTGGTGACCGGCCAAACCTTCGCCTGCCCGGCTTCGGTCGAAACCGACCTGATCGGCTTTTGCGCCCAACGCGGCGCACAGGTTACGGCCGTGCCGCTGGATACCCACCCCGCACTGCGGGTGCTGCGCGGCGGCAACACCTTCACGCCCCGGGTGTGGGTCACGCTGGCTACCCAATACTTTCTGTCCGGACGATCCCGCGTCATGGTCGGCACCCGTGCACTCCTCGGCGAGGGATGGGACTGCGCGGCGGTCAACGTCAACATCGATCTGACGAGCGCGACCACGCGAGCGGCGATCACCCAGATGCGCGGTCGCGCGATTCGCAAAGATCCCTCGGACGATCACAAGCTCGCCGACAATTGGTCGGTCTGCTGCTTCACCACCGACCACCCCCGCGGTGATGCCGATTACCTGCGTTTGGTGCGCAAACACGACGGGTATTACGCGGCGTGCCCCCAGGGGCTTATCGAATCGGGTGTGACGCATTGCGATCCGGCGCTGTCACCGTATAGTCCTCCCGCGTGCGATGCCCACGCCATTACCGCGCGATCGCTGCAACGCGCCGCAGAACGAGCCGATGCCAGGGCCTGGTGGCGCATCGGCGAACCTTATGAAGGAATCGACGTAGCCACCATCCGGGTGCGGTCCGCCCGCCCGCTCGGGGTCGCCGCACCCACGATTCCGGCGTCCGCGCTCACCCCAACGGTGCCTGGACACCTCAGCCCGGTCCGGCTGGCCAGGGGCGCGCTGGCCGGCGTTTCGATTGTCGGTGTCGGCGCCTGCAGCATGATCGCCGCCGCCACCCTCGGGCCACTCGCGGGTGCCACCACCGCGGGCGGCCTGAGTGCCGCGGGCGCCGGCGTGCTGGCGACGGCTGTGGCCACCGAAAATCGCCGGCTGGCCCAGGCGCCCAACGCTTTCGAGCGACTCGCCGCCGCCGTCGCGGACGCGATGAAAGCCGCGGGTAGCGCGGAGCGAGGATCCGAAGCGCTCCGGATCGTGACCGACCACGACGGCTGGATCCGCTGTGAACTCGGCGGGGTGCCAACCGAGCAGTCACTGCGGTTCACCGCCGCGCTCGATGAGCTGCTGGCCCCCTTGACCGAACCGCGCTACCTCATCGGACGCAAGATCCTCACGCCGCCGACCTCGCGTGTTGCCCGCGCCATCTTCGCGTCCCGAGCGGCCATCGGTCTCCCGCTTCCCGGCGCGATCGCCTGGCATCCGGTGCCGCACTGGTTCGCCCGACGCAAGGACCGCCGGCAGTGCCTGACGCGATCGTGGCGGGAACACATCGGTCCACCCCGGCTGCTCTCGGCGGACTCACCGGAAGGTCGGGCCATCCTGGATCTGTTCCGCGGCGACAACCCGCTCTCGGTCACAACCCAACTCCGCACCACCTGGCGCTGA